From Domibacillus sp. DTU_2020_1001157_1_SI_ALB_TIR_016, a single genomic window includes:
- a CDS encoding pseudouridine synthase, with the protein MRLDKWLANSGIGSRKEVKKLLKSGAVTVNGKVIKDAKQHVHPQTDEVMLFDEPVEYREFIYLMMNKPAGVISATEDKRDETVVDLLDDMHKHFDPHPVGRLDKDTEGLLLLTNDGQLSHSLLSPKHHVPKTYFARVLGHVTEEDAAAFQEGVTLDDGYHTKPGELVILSAGEESEIELTITEGKFHQVKRMFQAVGKEVLYLKRLSMGGLLLDEELELGEYREVTEEELALLRES; encoded by the coding sequence ATGCGCTTAGATAAATGGCTGGCCAATTCCGGCATCGGTTCCCGCAAAGAAGTAAAAAAGCTTTTAAAATCGGGAGCCGTAACAGTGAACGGAAAAGTAATAAAAGATGCAAAGCAGCACGTTCATCCCCAAACAGATGAAGTGATGCTGTTTGATGAGCCGGTTGAATACCGTGAATTTATTTACTTGATGATGAACAAGCCGGCAGGGGTGATTTCAGCAACAGAAGACAAGCGGGACGAAACAGTGGTGGATTTGCTTGATGATATGCATAAGCATTTCGACCCGCACCCGGTCGGCCGCCTTGACAAAGACACAGAAGGGCTGCTTCTTTTAACAAATGATGGACAGCTGTCCCATTCTTTGCTTTCGCCGAAGCATCATGTTCCTAAAACATATTTTGCCCGTGTCCTCGGCCATGTAACGGAAGAAGATGCAGCAGCTTTTCAAGAAGGAGTAACGCTTGATGACGGCTATCATACAAAGCCGGGAGAGCTTGTTATTTTATCAGCAGGCGAAGAGTCGGAGATTGAGCTGACGATCACGGAAGGAAAGTTTCATCAAGTAAAGCGAATGTTTCAAGCCGTAGGTAAAGAAGTTCTTTATTTAAAAAGACTATCGATGGGCGGTCTTTTGCTTGACGAAGAATTGGAGCTTGGCGAGTACCGGGAAGTAACAGAAGAAGAGCTGGCTTTACTGCGTGAAAGCTAA
- a CDS encoding DeoR family transcriptional regulator, with the protein MKPTTNRMLTRIKSIYMFIKENGTVTTQDIVDEFGITPRTIQRDLNVLAYNELVFSPTRGKWTTTEKKVRMTS; encoded by the coding sequence TTGAAGCCTACTACAAATCGGATGCTGACTCGCATAAAATCCATCTATATGTTCATTAAAGAAAATGGAACTGTGACAACGCAGGATATTGTAGATGAATTTGGCATCACCCCGCGAACCATTCAACGCGACTTGAATGTACTGGCTTACAATGAGCTTGTTTTTAGCCCGACACGTGGGAAATGGACAACCACAGAAAAGAAAGTTCGGATGACATCATAA